gtcaaatacaaataaggcaacaagagaagtatcccacacttctcttttgtaaaataaatgtgtgcagccgatacgggcatctacatcaactatatgatttgacctgagaagctggacagggcaaaaaaataaaaatagggtgGATTAAATCACTCACTGCAGTATAATCAAAATATGTCTGATACTTAAGCGTAAGCATAAGCGTGATAGGAAGAATTACAAGAGTGTTCCTTTTGATTTCTACATGTAGTTGGCTGGGGAGTGGACCAGGGTGTGGGAGGATTCGGTGATGAACCCGGCGTTAAAGTGCAGATGATGAACCTGATTCGCTCCGTGAGGACCGTAATGAGAGGTGAGCTCCATccgccatttaaaaaaatatataatacagaATAATCAATCACCCCAAACATTTGCACCATCGACTCTTTTGCAGTACCTTTAATCGCAGTGAATGCGGTCTGCATGGTTTTGTTGCTGCTGTTTGGATGAGAAAACAAGTCGGAAAAGCGGCACAGACCACTCAGGAAGCAGTTGACATGTAGAATGTTGCCCCCCAAAAACATCACGTAATAAGCCTTTTTTTTATTGTGACGCCCTAATTTGTCGTGCTTTTCACAAAGACATGTATCACAGTCCGTTTTGGTTTTCAAATGTAAATTAAGTGTGGATATAGTTGTTTCCTGTATGAATAGAATAGTAAAGAGTTGATTGAAACTGCTCTGTTTTCTTTTCTCATTTGTCCCATTGCACTTGCCGTAACTAAACTAGGGGGAGGCCGTACTGCACATTTTGGTGTCGATTCGAtaacaaaccacgttaaacccagattccgatctaacaaaggtcttgactcattctccttctatgccacatcaatatggaatgcactcccaacaggtgtaaaagaaagtgcatctctatcctccttcaaaaccacactaaaagaacacctccaggcaactacaaccctagaccaggggtcggcaacccgcggctccggagccgcatgcggctctttgatcactctgatgcggctcagcagcttacttgctgaatcccccaattttcccgtgagacttccagatttcagtgcctctcgcagaaaactcccgggatcaatattcaccgattttcacccttacagatataataagggcgtgctatgatggtataACATTAGGCGCCCTCTACaaactgtattaacagcgtgccagcctaacaactgttatacaatatacatcttctgcttgcacacgtacgtgacagcaaggcatacttggtcaacagccacacaggttacactgacggtgaccatataaaacaactttaacactcttactaataatgcgccacactgtgaacccacaccaaacaagaatgacaaacacatttcgggagaacatctgcaccttaacacaacataaacacaacagaacaaacacccagaatcccatgcagccctaactcttccgggatacattatacacccctgctaccaccaaaccccgcccctaccccaagcctgctccatcacacatcaacccccccccccccccccccccgtatcccctctctctctgtgcgacggtttggtttgtataatgtatcccggaagagttagggctgcatgggattctgggtatttgtcctgttgtgtttatgttgtgttacggtgcagatgttctcccga
The Nerophis lumbriciformis linkage group LG12, RoL_Nlum_v2.1, whole genome shotgun sequence DNA segment above includes these coding regions:
- the LOC140679215 gene encoding immediate early response 3-interacting protein 1, with the translated sequence MAFTLYSLIQAAVLCVNAVAVLHEERFLSKIGWGVDQGVGGFGDEPGVKVQMMNLIRSVRTVMRVPLIAVNAVCMVLLLLFG